Below is a window of Mesomycoplasma bovoculi M165/69 DNA.
TACTAAATAATGAAAATAACCAAAATAAAAATTGAAAAATTTTTGCTTTAGTTAATGTTTTTTTGTATAAAAACCTAGCAAATGATAGAGCATTAGTCTCTAATTTGGAACTTGTTATAATCATTTTTTTCCTTCAAAAATAGCTTTTTTAATAATTTTAAATTTTAAAACAGATTTTTTAGCAAAATAAAAATCACTAATTTTGTCATAATCTTGTTGAAAATCTGTATAAGAATAATCAGGATCTTGAGCAACCCGAAAATAAATATAACTAAGTTCTCGTTGAGCTTTTTTATAGTCTTTATATTTCATTACTAATCTATAAACTGATAGAAAAATATTGATAAAAAAGGTTAAAATAATAAACAAAGCCAAAACAATAGTGAAACCTAAATCACCAATAATTGTTTTGGTTTCTGATGTAATGCTGTTGTATCTATGAACTTCCACCACAACAACAGCAATTGCTAAACAAAGGACAATAATGTTGGCAAAAAATAAAGTTCACCTAACAATTAATGCTGCATAATAAGCAATAATTTGATTGCGTCGAAATTGGCTTTGTTTTTGATTTATAAAATCAATAAGTTTATCGCGATTTGTATCCATAATATTATTTTTTTAATTTGTTAAAATTAAAAATTTTAAATGATTGTTTATTAAAATGGTTTTTATCAAGTACATTTTTTCAATTTTGTTTTTTAAAAATATATTTAAATTTTCCGTTTGTGGTGCGTTCAATACTAAAAGAAAATTTTTCAAGCAACATTTTTAGAAAGAACACTAATCAGAAAAGGGTTAAAAAAATTATTGTTAAACTAAATAACACATAAGGTCATTTACCAAAAGTTTTTAACTCTCCAAGACCTACTTTTCCAAGATAAAGTCAATTTGGATTTCAAGCAATAAAAGTTTTTGTGTCTACATGATGATTATTTAGTTCTGTAAAAATTATTCAACTTAAAAAGAAGATAAATAAAGCATAGGTAAAAAGGATTAAAATTGATTTTACTAATATTTTGGTTGTAAGTTTGTGCTTAGATGGTTGGATAATTTGTAAAAATATTGGAAGCACTAAACAAATTAAGTGAGTGATTAAAAATTCTCAAAAAAAGTGTGAGTCATAACTTCAATGTAAACCTGGAAAAAATGAAGAAAATTTCTCCTTGTTTAAGTCTAAAGTAGGAAAATTTGTATTTATTGTTTGCAAGTATGTTTCTGTTGAAATACTAATTTGAGGTGAAGCGAGAGCTAAAGAAGAGCCTATAAAAGCTGGTACAACCCAATATTTAACATAATTAGTTTTATTGAATATCAATGCTGTTGCTGTGGCCAAGACTAAAATTCGACATAAGTGCAAAGGCAAATATTCCCATTTATTAAAATAGTCGTTGGCTTCTAATAAGGCAACTCTAGACACATAAGAAAATAGTCAAATAAATAAACCAACAGATAAAAAAATTATTTTAATTTTTTTAAAACTTGGAGAATCAATATTTAAAGTTTGATTAGCATATCATGTTCTAAGTGATTTGCGAAATAGGTGCATACCAATCAAGGCAACAATCGCAAAAACAACTGGAATATAAAAAAATAATTTAGCATATTCTAATGTATTTTGGTTACCTTGTCACTGAAAATATTGTGGCAGCATAATAAATCTCCTTTTTAATTTGTAAATTATTTGTATTTAAAATTAAATAAAAAAAAATTAACTCGTAAAAGTTAATTTATCATTATTTATTCAAATAGTTCTTTCAAAACTGAATAGTATACATAAAGATCAATGTTGGGCATTGAAGTTTTAAAACAACCTTAAGTTATTTATAACTTTTTTAAATTTTGAATTTATTAGTATTGGTAAGCTAAATGTATTACTACACTTACACCGCCAACCTATCAACCTCATCGTCTATAAGGAATTTCATAAGGAATACTCATCTTTGAGGCAGCTTCCCGCTTAGATGCTTTCAGCGGTTATCTGTTCCGTACTTAGCTACCCAGCTATGCCTTTGGCAAGACAACTGGAACACCAGCGGTACGTCCACTCCGGTCCTCTCGTACTAAGAGCAGCTCTCATCAATATTCCAACGCCCACATCAGATAGGGACCGAACTGTCTCACGACGTTCTGAACCCAGCTCACGTACCGCTTTAATTGGCGAACAGCCAAACCCTTGGAACCGACTCCAGCTCCAGGATGCGATGAGCCGACATCGAGGTGCCAAACCTTCCCGTCGATGTGATCTCTTGGGGAAGATTAGCCTGTTATCCCCGGGGTAGCTTTTATCCGTTGAGCGACGGCCATTCCACAATGTACCGCCGGATCACTAAGTCCTGCTTTCGCACCTGCTCGACTTGTAGGTCTCGCAGTTAACCACACTTTTACCTTTACGCTCTGCATATGGTTTCTGACCATATTGAGTGTAGCTTTGAACACCTCCGTTACTCTTTAGGAGGCGACCGCCCCAGTCAAACTACCCACCACGCACTGTCTCTCTTCCAGATAATGGAAGCAGGTTAGAAAATCAATTTAATAAGGGTGGTATTTCAAGGTTGACTCCACACAAACTAGCGTCCATGCTTCAAAGTCTCCCACCTATCCTACACATATTAAACCAATTTTCAATACGAAGTTATAGTAAAGCTCCACGGGGTCTTTTCGTCTTGATGCGGGTAACCAGCGTTTTCACTGGTACCATAATTTCACCGAGTCCAATGTTGAGACAGTAGGGAGATCATTGCGCCTTTCGTGCAGGTCAATAATTAGTTGACAAGGAATTTCGCTACCTTAGGACCGTTATAGTTACGGCCGCCGTTCACCCGGGCTTCACTTCAATGCTTCGCAGAGCTAACATCTTTGCTTAACCTTCGGGCACTGGGCAGGCTTCACCCTCTATACATCGTTTTGCAACTTAGCAGAGAGCTGTGTTTTTGATAAACAGTTGCCCCCCCTATTTTACTGTGACCCATAAATGGGTACCCCTTCTTGCGAACTTACGGGGTCATTTTGCAGAGTTCCTTAACATTGGTTTTCTCGCTCGCCTTAGAATACTCATCTTGGGGACGTGTGTCCGTTCTCGGTACAGGTTGATAAAAAATTAACACTAGAAGCTTTTCTTGGAAACATAGAATCACCTAATTCGTTACTTAGTTGCCTGTTCACTATGCATCACAGCTCAAAATTAATGTTAAACGGATTTGCCTATTTAACTTTCTAACTGCTTACCCTCCTAATCCAATAAGAAGTAAGGTTATCTTTTTTCGTCACTCCATCATTTTTTTACCAAGTATAGGAATATTAACCTATTGTCCATCGAATACGCATTTCTGCCTCTCCTTAGGCCCTGACTAACCCTGGGTGGACGAACCTTGCCCAGGAAACCTTCCCCAATAGGCGTCGAAGATTCTCACTTCGA
It encodes the following:
- a CDS encoding YwaF family protein, which gives rise to MLPQYFQWQGNQNTLEYAKLFFYIPVVFAIVALIGMHLFRKSLRTWYANQTLNIDSPSFKKIKIIFLSVGLFIWLFSYVSRVALLEANDYFNKWEYLPLHLCRILVLATATALIFNKTNYVKYWVVPAFIGSSLALASPQISISTETYLQTINTNFPTLDLNKEKFSSFFPGLHWSYDSHFFWEFLITHLICLVLPIFLQIIQPSKHKLTTKILVKSILILFTYALFIFFLSWIIFTELNNHHVDTKTFIAWNPNWLYLGKVGLGELKTFGKWPYVLFSLTIIFLTLFWLVFFLKMLLEKFSFSIERTTNGKFKYIFKKQNWKNVLDKNHFNKQSFKIFNFNKLKK